TTTCATCATAGTAGGGCATTTCCTCGTTAAATATCCTTAGGTCTTCCTCACTCAATGAACCAGGTACGATTCGATCTACCAGCGTATTGCAGAAGTGATTGGCGTTTTCTAACCAGCTTAAAAATGACGCAGAAAACTGATTATACTCAGCTAGGCGAGAAACAATGTTTTTAAGCTTGGTTCCGTTGTCTGAAATCAACTCAGTAGGCAAAATTACAAGCCCTTTTGAATCATCTCCATTATAAAAATCGAACCTTGCTTTTAGACAGGCCAATAATTTTCCTGGGAAAGATTGTGGTGTATTTTGTTCGCCTACAAACTCTTCTAAATATGAAATACCAATCTCAGTGGTATTAGAAAATACCACCTCTAAGTCTTTGCTTTGGGCAACTTTAATTATCTCTGACCACTCTTCGCTTGCAGTTAGTAACCTGCAAGTAGAACTACATAAAACTTTCTTATCGATGATTTTTCCCTTTTGGACACCACGTATCCCTACGGTATAAAGGCAATCTTGATTCACATATTTCTCAATGGAGCCGTTATTAGTTGATTTCACCATGGCAATTCTGCCATTGAAGTCACCTTTTTCATTCGCTTCATGAATTATCAAACCTGGCAAGCCACGAAGCAACACTCCTGTCCCAAACTGAAGCACTTTTTCGGGCAAAAGTAAGGTCGATGGATTTTCGCTTTGTAAATAACTATTTGACAATAATTCTACTTCTACTATTTCTTCTACCATTTTGTACCAAATGTTTTTTTGAATGTAAAATCTTTCTGTGTAAGTGCCGTGTTGTCAGCATACCAGCTGAAAGAAGCACCATCCTTTTTGCAATTTTTATAATATATACGATGTCCCCATTGGAGGTCTCTATCTCCTGATTGATAAATGGGTGCATCAGCCATGTCGTCGCTAAAACTACAGTTGATCAAGTACATTTGTGCCTCTCGATGATAGCGACCAAGTTTAAATCCTGGGTCGCCTTCGAACCTGCAGTTTATCAATACAGACTTATCATTTTCGCTTGCCGAACCATCGTGCCATATTGCCGCACTTGTATTGTGACATATAAAAAGAGAGTTTTCAATAATTGCATTTCCTCTGGGACAATACATATCTACGTGCCCCTCAATGATACAATCGCTAAAATAAAACATACCTCCATTTACGTCCCATGGGCTCACTGTATCTCCACCTCCAGAGCGTAGGATACAATCGTAAAACTTAATTCGCGTTGCACCATCTATGGACCTAAAGGCAAACTGATGACCATCTTTGCGAACTACCTTTTGCCCCTCCTTTTCATTTTCCTCTCTCGGCAATACTGATCTACCGCTTGAGCCATTTTTACCTGATTCATTCAAACATTGAATAGTTACATCCTTTGTCGCTTCAAAACCGTAAGTATTCAAGATTGTTAGGTTTCTAAAAACTAAGTCGCTTCCTTTTACATTGAATGTCGCAGCCCCAAAATCACTTGGATTCTCACAACGCCAATTGTCCCTTGCTTGACTATAACTTATGACCGTTCCTTTTGCACTTTCTCCCTGAAAAATGATGTGGTGCATGCTACTATCTACAAATACCTTTTCGTTGTAAGTCCCATTCTTTATGTAAATGGTTTGAAACTTCTGACTAAAAACTAGACTATTCAGAGCTTCTTGAATCGTACCAAAATCTCCAGTACCATCCTGTGCAACTACTACTTTTTTAGCATAGGCTGATGTACATATTGCTAGGTATCCTAATACTAGAAAAAGGCTATATCTTAATTTTCTAGTAACCATTTCGATAAGTCTTTTGCAGCTTGAAAGTTTTGGAACTTCTTTGATATCCTCCTTCCATCTACGTATTCATTGTATAGCCATGGATCTCCAATTACGGTTATATGCCCTTTTTTGTAAGCAGAGCTAACCATTATAGCTTTGCCATCTTTACTTAAAATAGTCTTTGAATCTTCCGCGGGGTTAATAGTGACGAGTTCTTTAATGTAAACCTCTTTGGTATTTGGGAAAATGGGGTTGCCTTTTTCAACCATAACACTTCCTTGGTCAAAGTTTTTGCCTTCCACCATATTCATGTTTTCGAAGGTAAATGACATCCCGAATTCACGAATTAACATATCTGCTCCCTTTAGTTCGCAATGTCCTTCGTCATTTGTCATTAAAAGGAGGTGCCCACCTTTTTTCACCCACTTCTTTATTTGCTTTATATCTGTAGGCGTGATGAAATTGGGACTTGCGGTTTCTTCTTCATTATCTGGATCTACAATGATGTAGACATCCACCCCTTTCATATTTTTATAAGATGGCTTGTCTATATTTTCTAAGCTTGCTCCGTAATTTTTGAAAATATTACCAAACCAGTAAAACCCAGAATGTTGTTGATCGTCCCATGTATAATGAAATTGCTCTTGCACGCCATTGTAACCAGTTCTAAACTCTCTATTGAAATAGGTGTCTAGGCCTACTTTTTTATTCTTTCCAACATTGAGCTCGTCCAACAATTCAAATTCTGTTGCTGCGAAAATGAACGGCCCTAGTCCCTTAAGATCATTGATTTTTATTGGCTCACTTAGGTAATATTCGTAAGTACCGTCACGATAAGGGTCACCTCCCAACCCGCCTACGCTTACGGCTTTATCTAGGCTTAAGCTTCCATCTTTTTCATAAATCAAAAATTCCTTTAAAATGCCCTTGAAACCTTTAATTCCTGCTTCCTGATATCCTTGATCAAGGTATCCCATTCTTGCACCTTTCAACAAGGTGTAAGTAAACATGCAAGAAGATGAAGATTCTAAATAATTGCCTTCTTTGCCTGCTAAGGCTGTCATTTGATACCATACACCCGACTTTTCATCTTGATACTTTACAAGTGCAGGAGCCAGTCGCTGGAGGTAAGAAATAAGCTCTGGTCTACGTGGGTGATTCATTGGAAAATAATCCAAAACCTCCACCAATGCCATTGCATACCAACCTATAGCTCTTCCCCAAAAATGTGGAGAAAGTCCAGTTTTTTTATCTGCCCAGTCTTGTTCTCTACTTTCATCATATCCATGATAAATTAGACCCGTTTTGCTATCAACCGCATTTTTTTCAATAAGCTCAAACTGTCTGTAGATGTGCTCAAAATGCTCTGGGTGATTAAACATTTTTGCAAATTCTGCAGAAAATGGCTCAGCCATAAAAAGGCCATCTAGCCACATTTGGTTAGGGTATCGCTTTTTGTGCCAATATCCGCCTTCACTTGTCAAAGGTTGATCTTCTAACTGGCTCCAAAGGTTTTCTGCTGCTGCCTTAAATTTCTCTCTGTTTGGCTGTGATTGGTTATACATTGTCAACAATGCACGACCGGTCGCTATGTTATCAAGGTTAAAATCCTCCAAAGGATAGGTTCTTATCTCCCCATCTTTATCGACATACCTGTTTAGGTCATTTACTATGTAATTAAAATACTTGTCGTCTGCGGTGCTTCTCCATACTTTTTCCAAAGCCTTAAGCATGAGTCCTTGTTCATAATCCCATCGTGCAGGTTTCCCTTCTTTCACTGCAATAGAGTCTTGGTGCAGGCTCATAAAAGAATTTGCCATCCATTGTGAGTATGGCAATTGCTCCGTTTCGGCTTCCTTTTGAACAGATGATTGAGCATTCTCATTGTTGTAAGCGAGACTCTGCCGAACAGAAATACCTTCTAGCTTTTGGGCATTGCCAACAACAAAAGCTGCCATGAAGAATCCAACTAATATTATTCTGTTTCTCATCGTAAAGTTGATTTTTGGCCATAAGTGAATTGTACAGATAGACTCACTGAATAATGGCAGGTAGATCAAAGAAAATTAATATTTCTTTTAAAAATAGTACTTGATTAGAATATATTAACGGCATCGTTCCCGACATCGATTGCGTAAATTTTTGCAACCATTATCAAGACTTCATTTTCATTCAAATTCCCAATTAAATGGCTTAAGTTGCGATATATCAGATATTTAAAAGAGTCAGGGTCAGTTTGCTCTTTTTACTTCGTTTATACAGTGAGTAGACCTTATTTACACGAGCTCTGATTTTATAAATCAAAGTAGATAATATTCCATTTTACCTCCCAATTTTAGAAAAAACCCAAAAACACTTACCTGATTTCTCTGTGAGCAAGTATCTTCGCCGCAATGTGGATGTATCTAGGCCTAACGGCAGCCCTGTTTTTAGGATTTCATAACTTGGCAAAAAAACATGCTGTTCAAGGAAATGAAGCTTTTCCTGTTTTACTTGGTACACTCAGTGCTGGTTTTTTGCTGCTACTACCTCTATATATTGTCTCCTTACTTTATCCTGAGAAGGCGATAGAAACTGGCCTTTTTATACAAAACATTCCCTTTAAAACGCATGGATTTATAGCCATAAAGTCATTGATTATGGCTGCTTCGTGGCTTTTGGCATATCAAGCACTGAAGCACCTTCCTATCACAATAGTTACTCCCATACGCTCTGGTGGCCCATTTTTTACTTTTATTGGAGCAATATTAATTTATAACGAGCAACCAAACCCATGGCAATGGGTGGGTTTCTTTCTTATTATATTCTCAGTCTTTCTATATTCTCAGATTGGCAAAAAAGAAGGTATTGTTTTTAAAAAAAACAAATGGATTTATGCCATCATAGGAGCAACTTTTCTAGGTGCTTCGAGTGGGCTTTATGATAAGTTTTTGATTCAAAACCTTGAGCTTGCTCCACAAACCTTACAGTTCTGGTTTTGCTGGTATACCATTCTTATTCTATTGATAATTCTAGGTGTGAGTTGGTTTCCCTTCCCTGAGAAACGCAAAGCATTCCGATGGCGTTGGACAATCCCTGTAGTCGGAATTTTACTCCAACTCTCCGACTACTTCTATTTCAAAGCACTTCAAGATCCCGAAGCCTTGATCATGTTGTTATCAGCTATTAAGCGAAGCCAGATTCTTATTGCTGTGGTTTTGGGAGGCCTTATTTTTAAAGAGAAAAACAAGCGGAAGAAGCTGATTCCTTTGGCTGGAATTATGATAGGAGTGGGATTGATATTGTTTTTTTGAAGAAATTTGGTTGGGACTATTCATTCTTCAACTATACTCAAGGTAAACTTTTATGCTCGAACTGAAATGTAAAATTGCTATAACTTATAGTTGTTCTCACTACGTTTAACCTTTAAACTTCGCATAACTATATGCTAAACCCATGGCAACGCTATTCAAATCGTCACCTGATTTAATCTTTTCTCTACCGAATTTATTTTCAAAAACCTTTCTTAAGGCTCGAACACGTGAGCTGCCCCCAGTAATAAACACGGAATCAATGGAGTCGTAATTGACGTGATTTTTTTGTAGAAAAGCATCCAAGTAAGCTTCTATTTTCTGGAGTTCTTCGGCTATTATCGTATTTTCAAACTCGTCAATGCTTACTCTCTCTTCAATATCAATATCGTCAGATTGAAATATAAAAGCGGCGTCATCTTCCTTTGCCAAATCAATTTTTGTTTTTTCAACTTCCTTAAAAAAATGATACCCAAGGTTTTTCTCTATCAATGTTACTAGGTTTTTGACCTTAGCGTTGTTGCCACTTAAGAAATAAGACTTTCTAATCGCCTCTTTCATTTTCAAGGTATTGAAGAAATTCATTTTCGTCCAGCTTGTGATATTCAAGAAATAGGAAAGCGGCAATTCGAGCCATTTTTCATGGTATTTTTCTTTCACTCCACGACCGAAATGCGGTGT
This portion of the Spirosomataceae bacterium TFI 002 genome encodes:
- a CDS encoding tagaturonate reductase, giving the protein MVEEIVEVELLSNSYLQSENPSTLLLPEKVLQFGTGVLLRGLPGLIIHEANEKGDFNGRIAMVKSTNNGSIEKYVNQDCLYTVGIRGVQKGKIIDKKVLCSSTCRLLTASEEWSEIIKVAQSKDLEVVFSNTTEIGISYLEEFVGEQNTPQSFPGKLLACLKARFDFYNGDDSKGLVILPTELISDNGTKLKNIVSRLAEYNQFSASFLSWLENANHFCNTLVDRIVPGSLSEEDLRIFNEEMPYYDENPIVVEPYALWAIEGDEEVARKLSFCNQSPDAIVVPSIENYKEIKLRILNGTHTFISGYAFLSGFNLVKEAMADEGFKAKVEKLLFDEIIPSMVKGISLREKKKFAKAVLDRFSNPFIEHQWHAICFNYTLKMVQRSLPLLNSYVQKNGKAPELMSCGLAAMIRFSQPLAKDDKGYFGMFNGKRFKLNDPATVIHSEHWKGNTTNQESLYNVLSDTRLWNEDLTQIKGLKEAVWACYSCFNQLPVREG
- a CDS encoding unsaturated rhamnogalacturonyl hydrolase, translating into MRNRIILVGFFMAAFVVGNAQKLEGISVRQSLAYNNENAQSSVQKEAETEQLPYSQWMANSFMSLHQDSIAVKEGKPARWDYEQGLMLKALEKVWRSTADDKYFNYIVNDLNRYVDKDGEIRTYPLEDFNLDNIATGRALLTMYNQSQPNREKFKAAAENLWSQLEDQPLTSEGGYWHKKRYPNQMWLDGLFMAEPFSAEFAKMFNHPEHFEHIYRQFELIEKNAVDSKTGLIYHGYDESREQDWADKKTGLSPHFWGRAIGWYAMALVEVLDYFPMNHPRRPELISYLQRLAPALVKYQDEKSGVWYQMTALAGKEGNYLESSSSCMFTYTLLKGARMGYLDQGYQEAGIKGFKGILKEFLIYEKDGSLSLDKAVSVGGLGGDPYRDGTYEYYLSEPIKINDLKGLGPFIFAATEFELLDELNVGKNKKVGLDTYFNREFRTGYNGVQEQFHYTWDDQQHSGFYWFGNIFKNYGASLENIDKPSYKNMKGVDVYIIVDPDNEEETASPNFITPTDIKQIKKWVKKGGHLLLMTNDEGHCELKGADMLIREFGMSFTFENMNMVEGKNFDQGSVMVEKGNPIFPNTKEVYIKELVTINPAEDSKTILSKDGKAIMVSSAYKKGHITVIGDPWLYNEYVDGRRISKKFQNFQAAKDLSKWLLEN
- a CDS encoding pectinesterase, translated to MVTRKLRYSLFLVLGYLAICTSAYAKKVVVAQDGTGDFGTIQEALNSLVFSQKFQTIYIKNGTYNEKVFVDSSMHHIIFQGESAKGTVISYSQARDNWRCENPSDFGAATFNVKGSDLVFRNLTILNTYGFEATKDVTIQCLNESGKNGSSGRSVLPREENEKEGQKVVRKDGHQFAFRSIDGATRIKFYDCILRSGGGDTVSPWDVNGGMFYFSDCIIEGHVDMYCPRGNAIIENSLFICHNTSAAIWHDGSASENDKSVLINCRFEGDPGFKLGRYHREAQMYLINCSFSDDMADAPIYQSGDRDLQWGHRIYYKNCKKDGASFSWYADNTALTQKDFTFKKTFGTKW
- a CDS encoding Uncharacterized membrane protein yields the protein MWMYLGLTAALFLGFHNLAKKHAVQGNEAFPVLLGTLSAGFLLLLPLYIVSLLYPEKAIETGLFIQNIPFKTHGFIAIKSLIMAASWLLAYQALKHLPITIVTPIRSGGPFFTFIGAILIYNEQPNPWQWVGFFLIIFSVFLYSQIGKKEGIVFKKNKWIYAIIGATFLGASSGLYDKFLIQNLELAPQTLQFWFCWYTILILLIILGVSWFPFPEKRKAFRWRWTIPVVGILLQLSDYFYFKALQDPEALIMLLSAIKRSQILIAVVLGGLIFKEKNKRKKLIPLAGIMIGVGLILFF